Genomic segment of Umezawaea sp. Da 62-37:
ACGGCGCTGCTTGCAGCCGCCGTCGCGACGGTCCTGCGGGCGGCGGTGCCCGCGCTCACGCTACTGCTGGGCTACTACCTCGTCGCCGCGCCGCTGCTCCGCGGCCACACCGACTTCCTGCCCGACACCGTCGACGGCGGGCAGGCGCTCGTGGTGGCGATCGGGTGGGCAGTGGTCGCTGTTGGCGTCTCGACCGCGATTTTCCACCGGCGGGACGTGTGAACGAATTCAGTCCGCGAATATGCGGAAATAACTGACGTGCAACATCCACGAGCCTTTCCAGGACGGGGTTCACGGTCCTGACCGGCACTATTCCACATTAATTGTCATTGAATCACAGGTTTACCCATTCACCTGCGCCACCGGCACGATAATGGTATAAGCACGGAAAAACCTCGGGAAACAATGACCCGAACGGCCCAGGCGTTCTTTCGGGAGTACACGGAGAATGGGGCCATGCCCCTGTGCGAATATCTCCTGCCCTCGGTTGCCGCGGAGTAGGTGCCATGTCGTCCACCACCTTCTCCGAAGCGCGGGAATCCGGCTACGCGCGCCTCAGCCGGATCGTGGAACAACGCGCGAGCCGGTACGCCGACGACGTCGAATCGGCGTTGAACCAGGGCGGGCTGCGCGACGAGGAGGCCACGCTGCTCGACGAGTTCGAGCAGTACGTCTCCAACGTGCTCAACGAGTACCCGTCGCGCAGGCGCAAGTCGCACCAGCTCATCTTCCGCACCCTTTACGAGCGCAAGCCCGAGACCGTGCCGAGCGAACGGCGGCGGACGCTGCTCGTCGCGCTGATGGCCGCCGAGGTCGAGGCGCAGGGACCGTTGCGGCTGACGATGAGGCAGAACAAGGACCTGGCCGAGATCCTGGAGCGGCTGGGCACCGACTGCGCCGCCGAGAAGCTGGTGCTGCACGCCGCGGAGGCGTTCGAGCGGGCGGCCGAGATCCACCTGCTGACCAACGACAGCCTGGAACGCGACCGGTTCCTGTACCTGCGGACCCAGGCGCTGCACCGGGTCGAGCGGTCGTGGTGGCGCCGGATCGTGATGACCGTGTCTGCGGTGACCTGCGGGTACGGGTACCGACCGTACCGGCTGCTGGGGTGGGTGCTGTTCCAACTGCTGGTGTCCTGGGCGGCGCTGTTGGTAGTGGCGCACGGGACGCCGCAGCACGACCTGTACCTAGCGGCGGTGAACTACATCAACCCGGCGGGGACGGACGAGATGGGCAGCCGGGTGAAGGCGGTACTCGTGGTGGAGAGCTACTGCGGGGCGCTGTCGTTGAACGTGTTCTTCGCGCTGCTGGTTCGGCGGTGGTTCCGCTAGAACGGGCGAGCGTCCTGCCAGGTGGTGAGGGTGCTCATGGAGATCTGGTCTCGAATCCAGGAGACGTTGCGGCGCCACGACCGGCTGAACCCCGGCACTTCCTCCAGGTCCGCCCATAGCGGTCGCAGCGCCGGGTGGACGTGCGCGCTGGGCATCCACAGGCGGGCGAGCAAGGTGAGGGCGGCACCCAGCAACTTCATCGGGTCGGCTTCCGACGCCATGTCGCGCTCGGCCTGTTCGACCACGTTGCCAAGCGTGGTGTACAGCCAGTCGTGCAGTGCGAGGTCCTCGCAGAACCGGCTCACCTCCTCGAGGAGTTCCGGTGGCGCGACGACGTCGACGGTGCGGCGCACCTCGTCGTCGATGTGCAGGTGCACGGTGGGGCGGGCGCCCTCACGGCCGATCGCGTTCCAGCGCAGCCTGGTCGGCTGGGTGAGCAGGCCCGGTTTGTAGTCGAGTTGCGGGCGGCCCTGAACGAGCATCATCATCCGCTGGCACACGGCGCCGAGGTCGAGCGTGTCGCGTTGCCGGACGGGCTTCTTGCTGCCGTCGACGATTTGCGCGGACGCCGGGTTGCCGAGCACGTCGACCACGCCACGCCGGTGCGTGTAGTGCGTCCACGCCTTGCGCTCGCGGTAGTCCGCCCACTCCAGGCGGGTGCAGGAAGAGGACTGGAGCACCGCGCCGCCGACGACCACGGCGTGCGTGACGACGGTGCCGATGCCGCGGGCCTTCGTCTGCGGTTCGGTGGCCAGCGTGCAGTCGACGCCGACGATCGAGTCCGGTGACACGGTCCGGTTGACGGGACGGTCGGTCGCGACGACCTGTCTGCCGGGGCGCAGTGAGAGCAGGTCGACCACCGCCTGTCTGGGCAGCGGCAGCGAGTTGCGCAGCAGCCCCGTGCGGACCTCGCCGAGGATCACCAACGGGCACCGGCCACAGGTGCCTCGACGAAGATGTGGGAGACGCGGGAGCTGAGTCGCTTGGGGAGCCCCACGCCCTCCTTGAGGGCACGTTTGACCGTCCCTTCGCTGACGGAGCTGTCGAAGTCGAGGTGGTCGAGGATCGACCTGACCGCGTGCTCGATGCCGAGGTAGCTCTGCGGCAGGATAGATGTGGTCCGGTACGCGGCGAACGGCGCGGGGTCCTCCGACAGCTGCACGACGGCGGGCAGGTCGCTCCACCGCCGCGGCCAGCTGTCATCGGTCCACGGCTGGGGCTGGGCCACGGGTTCGCCCTGGTAGCGCAAGGCACCCAGGCGCAGCAGTTGCCACACTGACGCCAGGAACGGGCACGACCACTGGCGCCACTCGACGAGCTTGCCATCGATCCGTTTGGTCCTGTCCCCCCACAGCTCCACGTCGAGGAAGATCGAGTGGTTGCGCTTGCCGAACTCCACCGGAGGTTCCCAACCCGCCACCGGCATCATCGCCTGGTGCCCGGTGTTCGACTCGGACGCGCGCTCACCGTTGCACAGCCAGCCGGAGTCCTGCACGGGCGGCCGCGCGCCGGTCGTGCCGACCGGTGGCTCCGGTAGCAGCATGGCCGCCGTCAACTCGGCCAACGGGACCTGGTCGGCCTCGGCGCACCCGGCCTCGCGGGCCAGGTAGTCGATGGTGATCCCGCACTCGCCCGCGATGTTCAGCAGCCGGTCGACGATCTCGTCCGGACTGGTGTCGGTGCGGAAGTAATCGTCGATCAGGAAGCACGTGCTCAACCGCGGCTTGACGGCGCCGAGGTCGGCGGCAAGCGTCGACCGGGCGGCCTCCAGCCAGGGCAGGACCCTCCGGAACTGGGTGCGGATGCGTTCGTCCCCGTCGGCCAGGTCCTCCATGTAGAAGTGCCCCACCTCCACCGACAGGTGCGAAAGCGCGACCTGGCGCAGTTTCGGCTCCGTCGTGGCCTCGGTGTAAACGGGCGCGTCGATGGTGGTCACATCCCCTCCCACACCGCGTCGTCGGTCAGCCGCACGGACAGGTCCCGGAATGATGCGACGGTACCGGGATTGGCGATCTTCGCCGAGACGTCCGATTCGGCGATGATCTGCTCCCTCCACTGCAGCATGGGCTCCACGGGCGTGGCGCCGAGGACTCGGCTTCGCCCGAGCCCGTTGTGCACGGCGAGCTTGCGCAACTCCTCGTCGCAGGTGTGCAGCCAGGTCGCCTGAGCGGCGCTCTGGCCTGGATTGTGCTCCTTGAGGTTCGGCACGGCCACCTGCACGAAGCGGATCGCGTCCAGTAAAGCGTCGTAGTCGTGGCCCACGCTCCTGCCGACCGAGAGCAGTCCGCGATCGCCGTAGACCAGGCCGTTCGCCGCGATGATGTGCTGGTGGGTCCAGCGGTGGAACACCAGCCACCGGGCCGTGATCCCGCGCATGGACGGTTGGGCGGTAGCCATCAGCGCCATGGTCAGCGCGGCGGAACGGCCCGCGCTGAGGTCCACCACCACCACCTTGAACTCGCTGTCGAGCCGCGTGAACAACTCGACGCACCGCTGCTGGATCTCGCGGGTGGCACCGAATTCGGCGCCACCCTTGTCGCCGGGGAAGAACACCAGCCTGCCCGCGCGGACGTTGGACCCGCGGAGGCTTTGCCGCGAGGTCTGCTGCCACACGTTGAGGCTCTGCGGATCGCTGACGCCGTCGGTGAAGTAGCTGTGCAGCCCGTCCCGGTCGACGCCGCGTTCGGCCTTGGGGACCTCGAAGATCGCGCCCGAGGTCGGCGAGCCGAAGTCGAAGTCCACGTAGGCGACGTCCGACCGCTGCGCCAGGTGGAACGCGATGTTGCAACTTGTCACCGAACGACCGGTGCCACCCTTGTCGGATGAGGCGAAGACGAGCACTTACGTCCTCCTCGACGCGTCGCCTTGGGCGACGTTGATCTCGTCTAGACTGAGCAGCGCGGCCAGCGCCAACGCGTTCGCGGTGCCGGGCTGTTCGGTGATGACCTCGCGGGCCCGGCTGAGCCGCCGCTCGATGACGATGAGTTCCGCGCTGCGCGCCGAGGTGTCGTCGGAGTCGGAGTCCACCAGCAGCCGGTTGAGCAGGTGCTCGGCCTCGTGCAGGGCCTCCTCGGCCCGAGCACGCATGCCGGAACTGCGCAGCGGCTCCTGCTGGAACGTGCGGGATCCGGCGATCAGGGCCTCGACCATCCGCTCGGTCATGGCCCACGACGGGAGTTTCTCCGCAGGCAGCCCTCCGTCCGGGAACAGCATCTCGTTCGGATCGTCCCACAGCCCCGGCGCGTCACCGTCGTGGATCCGACGCTTGTCGAGGTGGTCCATCGTCATCTCGGCCAGGCGCATCAGCCGGTCGCGGGCCGCCCGGTTCGCCGATAGCGCGGCGGCCTGGAGGCAACGCTTGAGCAGCAGCGGCGCGAAGTCGCGGGCGTGCCAGTAGAGCAGCGGGCCGATCTCGTCCGACCCGACCAGCGTCATCCGGACGCCGGGGACGTGCATGTCCACCGCGCGGTCGTCCTTGGTGACCCGGCGGGTGATCCGGCCGCGCTGGGCGAGCGACTCGAACACGGCAACAGCGCGGTTGAGGTCCTCGTCGGTGGCCTGCCGGGCTTCCAGGTCCTGCACCAGCACCGCCGACACCAGCAGCGAGAAGTAGTCGGACTCCTCGCCATCGGAAGTGCGCCAGGGGATGTCCTCCAGCGGCCACGTCTTGCCGAACCGGGCGATGCCCGACCAGTAGCGCTGGGTCAGGTCCCAGCGGATCTGCAGCGCCTCGGCGAGCCGCCGCTGCTCCTCGTCGAGCAGGTTCAGTTCGCGGGTCCTCGGCGACCTGAGGTCGTTGATGCCGTCGAGCGCGAGCACCGTCGAGTACAGGTACGGCCTGGGTACGGCGACGCCGACCTCCGCCCCGATGGCGGGCTGCCGGTCGAACGCACAGCGGTCCAGGTCCAGCACGACGTCGGTGGCGTTGCGCACGATCCCCCAGCCCCAGCCGATCTCGAAGAGCCTGGTCTCCTCCTCGAGCGTCCGGTCGGTGCTGACACCCAGGCGGACGTCGTCCAGCAGCAGGGTGCGCACGCGTTGCAGCCGTTCACGGAGCCGGGAGACCACGACCTCGTCCGGGTCGTCGCCTTGGTTCACCATCTCCAGCATCGCCGTGCGGACCTTGCGGTCGCCCTCGGTGTCCACACCGACGGTGTTGACCACGAACGACCGCAGCAGACCGATCTGCGCGGCGGTGAGCCGCCTGCTCAGTGCGCGCTGGAGCAGTTCGATCCGGGTGACGAGCGCGGGCCTGCGAACCACCTGGGGCTTGTAGACGCTGAGGAAGCCGAGCGCCGCGAGGCAGAGGGTGAGCGACAGCGAGTAGGCGTCGACCAAGCCCATCGCCAACTGCTCGGTAGTGGGCGTCTTGTCGTCGTCCCCGGTGCTGAGGTAGCCGCCCCCGCCGAACCCGGGCTCGTCGTCCACCGTGTGGCGCTCGACGTAGTCCTCGATGATCTCGACCAGCCGGTACGGGATGGTCCTCGGCTCGCCCAGCAGCTCCAACGCCTGCGCGGCGTCCTCGGCCATCATGTCCGAGGACTCCAGCGCGAGCGCGGGCACCTCGGTGGCCGGGTACAGCAAGCAGATCAGCTGCTCGGTATCGCTGAGCGAATTGGATTCCTCGCGACCGCCCCACACCCACGTGCCATCACGATAGGAGGACTTGATCACCGACCGCCAGATATCGAGAATCTGTCGTCTCGGTTGAATTCTCATCGCTGTCCCAAGGTGAGTGTGGACGCACGCGAAATACGGCGGTCGAGTGACCCGCCGCGCGGCGTGGCGAACCGTATCATGGTCATCGGCCTTTCAACGGCCGGGGCACGCCGGGAGAATCGGCCTCCCCGACATCAGGCGGACAGTCGTCGGGAACCCGCCCACAGGCGACGATCATGCCCGTGTAGCCGTCCCGGAGCGGTGGTCCGCCATTGGTGCCGATCCGGTCGACGACCAGATTTGTGGCCCGCCCCGAAAGGCAGTCGGTGACGTCGTCGTGGTCGACGGCGACAGCCGGGAATTCGATTCCGGCGACTTCGTAACCGAGCGAGTTCTCCATGAAGGCGATGCAGAAGGGCGCGCCTGGCCGGAGGACGCCGAGGAACCCGTGCACGGCGTCGGCGAACTCGCCGCGCTGCGAGGTGATGGACTCGGCGACGAAGAACATCGTCCCCATGTCCCACCGTCCGGCGGACGGGTCGAGGGCGAACACGCTGCCGGGCACGACCTCCACCCGGCGGGCCAGCGCGTGCCGAGGGAGCTCCCCGAGACCGGCGTAGTGGGGGCTTTCCTCCAGCAAGGTCCAGAAGTCGCTCCACACGTCGGTCCACGACGGCCAGTCCGCCGCGGTCTGCTCGGCGAGCCACTCCAGGTTCGACTTGGCGTGCTCGTACAGGGTGATCGACTCGCAGAACGGCAGCATCGACAGGGCCGGGTAGAGGTTCGCCCCGGTGCCCACGTCGATCCCCCTCAGCCCCGCGGGCGCGTGCCCGGAGGGGAACTGGGCGCCGAAGAAGTCCCGCACCAGTTCGACGACCCGGTGGTCCTCCCCGCGGACCTCGGCGTAGTTGCGCGCCAGGTAGTCGTCCGGATCGAACCGGTACCACGGAACATCAGCGTTGCGCTGTCCCCCATTTTGCACCCTGTCCCCTTTTGCGCACGATCGAAGTGGGCCCGTTCCCCCATGATCGGACAAGCGCCACCGGCAGGCGATCCGCGATACGGCTGAACAAAGCGTCCCATCGCGCATTCCCGATGATCGCGGAATGGGGTTATTCCGCTGCGGATGGAAATCCGAGCGCGCGCAGGCGACCGCCGCGGGTCGCCGCGGTGGACAGGACCAGGACCCATGAGGCGAAGATCAACGACGTGGTGCGCGGGGTGACGACGTCGAGCAGCAGACCCGCCGACCGGGGTCGCGGCCCAGATCAGCAGGCTGAACCCGGTGCCCACCCTGCCGCGCAGCGCGTCCGGCGTGACTTCGAGCTGGTAGCTGAGCGCGGCGATGCCGAAGCAGGGCATGGACACGCTGAACAGGGCGAGCACGATCCCGACGGCGACCAGGCCGGTCGAGAACGCCAGCACCAGCCACAGCGCGCCCTGGAACCACAGCACCGACAGCAGCAGTCCGCCGAACCCGAGCCCGCCTTCGAGCCACGGCGCCAGCACGGCACCGACCACTCCCCCGACGCCGAGCGCCGCGAACAACCCGCCGATCGCCGCCGGTGCGGCACCCGAGTCCCGCGCCACCACGATCGCCACCAGCGCGACCCCGGAGATGGCCACCTGCAACCCGGCGGCCGTGAGCGCGATCAGCCGCAGCGCCGCGTGGTTCCACAGCCACCGCACCCCCTCCGCGACCTCCGTGCGCAACGACCGACCGACCGCGCGCTCCCGTCCGCCGAAGTCGGCGCGCACGAACGCCAGGCACAGCGCGGAGGCGAGGAAGGACAGCGCGTCGAGCAGGAACGGGATGCCGCGGCCGAGTTGCAGCAACGCGCCGCCCAACGGACCCGCGACGATCCCGCAGGTCGACTGCGCGGTCGCCCGCGCCGACACCGCCGCCGTCACCTGTTCCGCGCCCACGACGTTCGGCAGGCACGCGCTTTCCGCCGCGCTGAAGAACACGTGCAGCACACCGCCCGCGAGCCCCGCGGCGAACAGGTGCTGCGGCGTCAACCGACCGAACAGCAGCGCCACCGGCACACTCGCCATGACGACCGCACGCCCCAGGTCGCAGACCACCATCGTCCGCTTGCGATCCCACCGGTCGACCAACGCCCCCGCGGGCAGTCCCAGCACCAGGTACGGCACCGCCCGCACCGCCGCGAGCGCCCCGGCCGCCGCGGCCGACCCCGTCAACGCCAGCATCAGCAGCGGGTAAGCCAGCTGCGAGACCCCGTTCCCCAACGCCGACAGGGTCTGTCCACACCAGACCAGGCGGAAGTCCCGGTTGCCCCGCAAAGCGGTCGTCATCCCGAGAAGCGCTCCCACGCCGACTGCCGCGTCATGCCCAACGAAGCCCCGATCCGCACCCACGTCACCCCACGGGCCCGCAACTCCAGCACCCGCTCGCGCAACCCCAACTCGACCTGCGTCACCGTCGCGGCGATCCGCGGCAGATGCCCCAGCAACTCCTCGTCGGACATCACCGACCACTCCGGCACCCGCTCGTCCGGAGGGCCGACATCACCCGCCAGGATGTCGTCGCACTTCGCCACGCACTCATCGCAGATGTACAGCCCCGGCCCGGCGATCATCTTCCGCACCTCGGCCGCCGCCTTGCCGCAGAACGAACACCTCGGCGGGAACACCGATTCCGGCACGCCGCACCTCCTCGACCACGTTGTCAGGCATTGCCTGACATCCTCGACCGAGGATAGCGAACCACGGCTGCCCGCACCAGGACACCGCACCGGCAAGTTAACCGCGATTCACTCCCCCGCCCCCATCTAGCTGCTACGACAACCGCCAGCCCTTCACAAATCGCATCGGCTCTCCTAAAGTCGGTCAGCACGACACGGTGGTCGTTCGCGCTGCGGAACCGTGCCGCTCCGGTGATCCGCGCGACGACGCAAAGGACGACCATGAGCGCCGGCGAAGACCGCATGAGGGCTGCTGCGGAGTTGACCGTTCCCCTGCTGCTGCACCGCAACGCCACCGAGTTCGGCGATCTGCCCGCGCTCGGGCTGTTCGGGTCCGACGAACCGCCGCTCGGTTGGCGGGAGGTGCGGGACGAGGTCGCCGCGTGGGCGCGGGGGTTGGAGGCGGTGGGGTTGGCGGGTGGTGATCGGATGATCATCATGATGTCGGCGCGGCCGGAGCACTGGGTGGCGGATCTGGCGGCGGTGCACCTGGGTGCGGTGCCGTGTTCCGCCTACGACACGTTGAGCTCGGACCAGGTGGGGTTCCTGGGCAGGCACAGCAAGGCGCCGGTGGTGGTGCTGGAGGGCGCGGAGCAGTTGGCGCGCTGGCTGCCGGTGCTGGACGACCTGCCGGATCTGAAGACGGTGCTGGTACTGGACGAGGACGCGGTGCCCGCAGGCGATCCGCGGATCCGGGCGGCACGGGCGGTCGTGGAGGCGGGGAGGCGGGCGCACGAGGCGGAGCCGGCGGAGTTCGAGAAGCGGTGGCGGGAGATCACGCCGGAGCAGCCGGTGACGCTGCTCTACACGTCGGGCACGACCGGTGATCCGAAGGGCGTGGTGATCAGCCACCGCAACGCGATCCACCAGGCCGCGTCGGTGTCGGTGCTGGTGGAGTCGCCCGACCACGCGCAAACGGTGTCGTACCTGCCGTTGGCGCACGTGGCCGAGCGCGTGCTGGGCGTCTACATCCCGATCTACCGGGCCGGGCACGTGACGATCTGCCCGGATCCGGCGAAGCTGGTGCCCGCGCTGATCGCGGTCCGCCCGGTGTCGTTCTTCGGGGTCCCGAGGGTGTGGGAGAAGCTGGTCGCGGGTGTGCAGGGCATGACGGCGGCCATGCCGGAGGAGAGGCGCGCGGGGTTCGAGGCGGCGCACGGGCTCGGTTTGCGGGCGTACGACCTGCTCGCCGCGGGTCAGCCGGTGCCCGAGGAACTGGCCGGTCAGGTGGCGCGGGTGGAGGAGGCGGTGCTGCGGCCGGTGCGCGCGGCGCTCGGGCTGGACAACCTGGGGTGGGCGGGCAGCGGTGCGGCGCCGATCCCGTACGAGGTCCTGCGCTACCTGGGCGGTCTCGGCATCACCGTGCTGGAGGTCTGGGGCATGACCGAGACCACCGGCACGGCGACGATCAACACCGAGGAGCACTTCCGGCCCGGTTCGGTGGGCAAGCCCAACATCGGCATGGAGGTCCGGCTCGCCGACGACGGCGAGATCCTGGTGCGCGGCGGCCTGAACTGCCTGGGCTACCTCCAGGCGGACGGTTCGGTCGCGCCGGTGACCGACGCCGACGGGTGGTTGGCCACGGGCGACATCGGGGTGCGGGACGCGGACGGGTTCCTGACGATCACCGACCGCAAGAAGGACCTGATCATCACGTCCGCGGGCAAGAACATCCCGCCCGCGCGGATCGAGAGCCTGCTGCGCGCCCACCCGCTCATCGGCGCCGCCGCGGCGATCGGCGACCGCCGCGCGTACGTGACGGCGCTGGTCGTGCTCGACGAGGAGGCGGCGCCGGTGTGGGCGCGGGCGCACGGCGTCACCGACACCGATCCGGTGGCGCTCGCGGGCGATCCCGTGCTGCTGGCCGAGATCGACCGCGCGGTCGCGGCCGCGAACGAGAAGCTGTCCCGTCCCGAGCAGGTCAAGAAGTTCGTCGTGCTCCCCCACCCGTGGACCGTGGACGGCGGTGAGCTGACCCCGACGCTGAAGGTGCGGCGGCGGGTGATCACCGACCGGTTCGCGACCGCGATCGAGGACCTCTACCGCTAGGCGTCCGGACGACGGCCCGGCGCGAGCCAGGTCGGGTCGACGTCCGCGAGCGGTGGCGCGCCGAGGTCGGCGGGCCGGTAGCCGTTGGGGTAGCTCGGATACGTGCGGTTGCGCGGGTCGGCGGCGAGTCGGGACCGGCGGCGCGGTGGCAGCAGCCGGACCACCTCGCCGCGGGCGCGCAGCGCCGCCTTCCCGGCACGGGTCGTCCACGCGGGCATCACGGGGAAGCCGAAGGCGGCGCTCATCGCGGGGTCCACGAGGGCGTGCACGGCGTGGCGGACCGCCGGCCGCAGCGGTGCCGGGTACCAGGAGCAGAACAGCTCGCGGGTGTACTCGCCGATCCGCCGATTCGTGTCGCTGTAGCGGAAGTTGTCGCGCTCGTAGTCCACTTTGTACTGCCGCAGCTCGTCACTGGTGTCCGGGATCGCGGTGATGCCCATGCGTTTGCCGACCGCGCGGTAGAAGTGGAACGAGGCCAGGCGCTCGTTCTCCGACAACGGGCGCCAGCCGTGGTCGTCGATCCAGTCGATCGGGTCGTGGACGAACGTCGTGAGCACGTACAGCATGTCGTCGTTGGTGATCCGGTACCGGCCGTGCGCCCGGTTCACCACCCGCAGCGCCTCACGGCCGCGCGGCGAGTCGTAGCCGTGCTCGACCAGCTCGGCCATCAGCAGCGCGGTGTCGTCGTAGCGGCGCTGCGGGCGGGCGGCGAACTCGCCGGTCGCGTCGAGCAGCGCGGAGATCGACGGCACGCAGTAGGTGCGGAACAGCGCGAACTCCAGCGCGCGCCGGTAGTCCCACGGGAACTCGTACCCCACGGAGATCCGCTGGATCTCCTGGTGGTCGGCGACCGGGTCGAGCGACTCGATCCGGCGCAGCAGGTCGTAGCGGCGGCGGGTCACGACAGCCAGCCCTTGACCGCGGCCAGGTCCGCCACGGGTTCCGGGCCGACCGGGGTCACGTTCAGCGTCGTCACGCCCGCCTCGGCGAAGGCCGCGATCCGCTCGCGGACGTGGCCCGCGGACCCGATCAGCGAGGTCAGCTCGACCAGCTCGGCGGGCACCGCGGCGGCCGCCTCGTCCTTGCGGCCCTGGAGGTACAGGTCCTGGATCTCGTCGGCCTCGGCCTCGTAGCCGTAGCGGCCGACCAGGTCGTGGTAGAAGTTGCGGCCGCGCGCGCCCATGCCGCCGACGTACAGCGCGATCGTCGGCCGCACGGCCTCCCGCAGCGCGGCCACGTCCTCGCCGATGGCCAGCGCGCCGCCCGCGACGACGTCCAGCGGCCCCAGTTCCGGCGCCCGCAGGGCTTTCCCCGCCGCCAGCGCCTCGCCCCACACGTCGTGCGCCTTCTCCGGGACGAACAGGGTGGGCAGCCAGCCGTCGGCGATCTCGGCGGTCATCCGCACGTTCTTCGCGCCGAGCGAGGCGATGTGGATCGGGATCCGGTCGCGGACCGGCCTGGTGAGGATCTTCAACGGCTTCCCGAGCCCCGTGCCCTCCTCCGGCGGCAACGGGATGCGGTAGGCGCCGTCGTGCACAACGACCTCGCGGCGCCACACCCGGCGGCAGATGTCGACCAGTTCACGGGTCCGCGCCAGCGGCCGGTCGTAGGGCACGCCGTGCCAGCCCTCGACCACCTGCGGCCCGGACGCGCCGATGCCGAGGATCGCGCGGCCGCCGGACAGCGCGTCGAGCCCGGCCGCGGTCTGGGCGATCAGCGCCGGGGTGCGGGAGTAGATCGGCAGGATCGCCGAGCCGATGGTGACCCGTCCGGTGCGCGCGGCGAGGTAGCCCATCAGCGTCGGCGCGTCGAAGCCGTACGCCTCGGCCACCCACACCCCGTCCAGGCCCGCGGCCTCCCACTCGACGACCCGGTCGACCACCTCGCGCGGATCGGCCGCGTACGGCAGGAAAGCGCTGAGCTGCATCAGGTCCTCCGGGCTACGTCAGCGGCGGGAACTTCGGTGTCCTGCGGTCGCGCGAGGCGGTCACGCCCTCCACGAAGTCGGGGCGGGCGAACGACTCGACCATCAGCCGCGTCGCCTCGGCGAACGCCTCCCGCGGCCCGCTGTCGGCCGCCGCCCACACCTGCGCCTTGATGGTGGCCATCGCGGCGGGCGAGCAGTGCTCGACGAGGTCGCGGGCGTAGGCCATGGCGGCGGGGAGCACCTGCTCGCGGGGCAGGACCCGTTGCACCAGGCCGATCCGCAGCGCTTCGGCGGCGTCCACCTTGCGGGCGGACAGCAGCAGGTCCAGCGCCGTCGCCCGGCCGACGAGCCTGGGCAGCAGCCAGGCGCTGCCGTACTCGGCGACCAGGCCGAGCCTGCTGAACGACGTGGACAGCCGGGCTTCGGCGGCCAGGAAGCGGATGTCGGCGTGCAGCGCCTGCACCAGGCCGAGTCCGGCGGCTCCGCCGTTGACGGCGGCGATCAGGGGTTTGCGCAACGTCAGCGGAAGCTCCGGCGGGTGCGCGGCCTCGACGGACGCGCCCTCGCGGGCCTCCGGGTCGAGCAGGGCGCCCAACGCCTCCGGAGCGGCGCCGGTGCAGAACCAGTCGCCCC
This window contains:
- a CDS encoding long-chain fatty acid--CoA ligase gives rise to the protein MSAGEDRMRAAAELTVPLLLHRNATEFGDLPALGLFGSDEPPLGWREVRDEVAAWARGLEAVGLAGGDRMIIMMSARPEHWVADLAAVHLGAVPCSAYDTLSSDQVGFLGRHSKAPVVVLEGAEQLARWLPVLDDLPDLKTVLVLDEDAVPAGDPRIRAARAVVEAGRRAHEAEPAEFEKRWREITPEQPVTLLYTSGTTGDPKGVVISHRNAIHQAASVSVLVESPDHAQTVSYLPLAHVAERVLGVYIPIYRAGHVTICPDPAKLVPALIAVRPVSFFGVPRVWEKLVAGVQGMTAAMPEERRAGFEAAHGLGLRAYDLLAAGQPVPEELAGQVARVEEAVLRPVRAALGLDNLGWAGSGAAPIPYEVLRYLGGLGITVLEVWGMTETTGTATINTEEHFRPGSVGKPNIGMEVRLADDGEILVRGGLNCLGYLQADGSVAPVTDADGWLATGDIGVRDADGFLTITDRKKDLIITSAGKNIPPARIESLLRAHPLIGAAAAIGDRRAYVTALVVLDEEAAPVWARAHGVTDTDPVALAGDPVLLAEIDRAVAAANEKLSRPEQVKKFVVLPHPWTVDGGELTPTLKVRRRVITDRFATAIEDLYR
- a CDS encoding enoyl-CoA hydratase-related protein; its protein translation is MSPHEGIAVEVDSDVCTITFDRPEARNALTGPMFEAYCAALAEADADPAVRAIVITGRGDWFCTGAAPEALGALLDPEAREGASVEAAHPPELPLTLRKPLIAAVNGGAAGLGLVQALHADIRFLAAEARLSTSFSRLGLVAEYGSAWLLPRLVGRATALDLLLSARKVDAAEALRIGLVQRVLPREQVLPAAMAYARDLVEHCSPAAMATIKAQVWAAADSGPREAFAEATRLMVESFARPDFVEGVTASRDRRTPKFPPLT
- a CDS encoding LLM class F420-dependent oxidoreductase translates to MQLSAFLPYAADPREVVDRVVEWEAAGLDGVWVAEAYGFDAPTLMGYLAARTGRVTIGSAILPIYSRTPALIAQTAAGLDALSGGRAILGIGASGPQVVEGWHGVPYDRPLARTRELVDICRRVWRREVVVHDGAYRIPLPPEEGTGLGKPLKILTRPVRDRIPIHIASLGAKNVRMTAEIADGWLPTLFVPEKAHDVWGEALAAGKALRAPELGPLDVVAGGALAIGEDVAALREAVRPTIALYVGGMGARGRNFYHDLVGRYGYEAEADEIQDLYLQGRKDEAAAAVPAELVELTSLIGSAGHVRERIAAFAEAGVTTLNVTPVGPEPVADLAAVKGWLS
- a CDS encoding oxygenase MpaB family protein, translated to MTRRRYDLLRRIESLDPVADHQEIQRISVGYEFPWDYRRALEFALFRTYCVPSISALLDATGEFAARPQRRYDDTALLMAELVEHGYDSPRGREALRVVNRAHGRYRITNDDMLYVLTTFVHDPIDWIDDHGWRPLSENERLASFHFYRAVGKRMGITAIPDTSDELRQYKVDYERDNFRYSDTNRRIGEYTRELFCSWYPAPLRPAVRHAVHALVDPAMSAAFGFPVMPAWTTRAGKAALRARGEVVRLLPPRRRSRLAADPRNRTYPSYPNGYRPADLGAPPLADVDPTWLAPGRRPDA